The following proteins come from a genomic window of Eulemur rufifrons isolate Redbay chromosome 24, OSU_ERuf_1, whole genome shotgun sequence:
- the AP2A1 gene encoding AP-2 complex subunit alpha-1 isoform X1 — MPAVSKGDGMRGLAVFISDIRNCKSKEAEIKRINKELANIRSKFKGDKALDGYSKKKYVCKLLFIFLLGHDIDFGHMEAVNLLSSNKYTEKQIGYLFISVLVNSNSELIRLINNAIKNDLASRNPTFMCLALHCIANVGSREMGEAFAADIPRILVAGDSMDSVKQSAALCLLRLYKASPDLVPMGEWTARVVHLLNDQHMGVVTAAVSLITCLCKKNPDDFKTCISLAVSRLSRIVSSASTDLQDYTYYFVPAPWLSVKLLRLLQCYPPPEDAAVKGRLVECLETVLNKAQEPPKSKKVQHSNAKNAILFETISLIIHYDSEPNLLVRACNQLGQFLQHRETNLRYLALESMCTLASSEFSHEAVKTHIDTVINALKTERDVSVRQRAADLLYAMCDRSNAKQIVSEMLRYLETADYAIREEIVLKVAILAEKYAVDYSWYVDTILNLIRIAGDYVSEEVWYRVLQIVTNRDDVQGYAAKTVFEALQAPACHENMVKVGGYILGEFGNLIAGDPRSSPPVQFSLLHSKFHLCSVATRALLLSTYIKFINLFPETKATIQGVLRAGSQLRNADVELQQRAVEYLTLSSVASTDVLATVLEEMPPFPERESSILAKLKRKKGPGAGSALDDGRRDASSNDINGGVEPTPSTVSTPSPSADLLGLRAAPPPAAPPAPASAGNLLVDVFDGPAAQPSLGPTPEEAFLSELEPPAPESPMALLADPAPAADPGPEDIGPPIPEADELLNKFVCKNNGVLFENQLLQIGVKSEFRQNLGRMYLFYGNKTSVQFQNFSPTVVHPGDLQTQLAVQTKRVAAQVDGGAQVQQVLNIECLRDFLTPPLLSVRFRYGGAPQSLTLKLPVTINKFFQPTEMAAQDFFQRWKQLSLPQQEAQKIFKANHPMDAEVTKAKLLGFGSALLDNVDPNPENFVGAGIIQTKALQVGCLLRLEPNAQAQMYRLTLRTSKEPVSRHLCELLAQQF; from the exons gcaagAGCAAGGAGGCGGAGATTAAGAGAATCAACAAGGAACTGGCAAACATCCGCTCCAAGTTCAAAG GGGACAAAGCCTTGGATGGGTacagtaagaaaaaatatgtgtGCAAGCTGCTCTTCATCTTCCTGCTTGGCCATGACATTGACTTTGGGCACATGGAGGCTGTGAACCTGCTTAGCTCTAATAAGTACACAGAGAAGCAGATA GGTTACCTGTTCATCTCTGTGCTGGTGAACTCAAACTCCGAGCTGATCCGGCTCATCAACAATGCCATCAAGAATGACCTGGCCAGCCGCAACCCCACCTTCATGTGCCTGGCCCTGCACTGCATCGCCAACGTGGGCAGCCGTGAGATGGGCGAGGCCTTCGCTGCAGACATCCCCCGCATCCTCGTGGCTGG GGACAGCATGGACAGCGTGAAGCAGAGCGCGGCCCTGTGCCTGCTGCGGCTCTACAAGGCCTCGCCCGACCTGGTGCCCATGGGCGAGTGGACAGCCCGCGTGGTGCACCTGCTCAATGACCAGCACATG GGCGTGGTCACGGCCGCCGTCAGCCTCATCACCTGTCTCTGCAAGAAGAACCCAGACGACTTCAAGACATGTATCTCCTTGGCCGTGTCTCGCCTGAGCCGG ATTGTCTCCTCGGCCTCCACAGACCTCCAGGACTACACCTACTACTTTGTCCCGGCGCCCTGGCTCTCAGTGAAGCTCCTGCGGCTGCTGCAGTGCTACCCCCCGCCAG AGGATGCTGCCGTGAAGGGGCGGCTGGTGGAATGTCTGGAGACCGTGCTCAACAAGGCCCAGGAGCCCCCCAAGTCCAAGAAGGTGCAGCACTCCAACGCCAAGAACGCCATCCTCTTCGAGACCATCAGCCTCATCATCCACTACGACAG cGAGCCCAACCTCCTGGTGCGGGCCTGTAACCAGCTGGGCCAGTTCCTGCAGCACCGGGAGACCAACCTGCGCTACCTGGCCCTGGAGAGCATGTGCACGCTGGCCAGCTCCGAGTTCTCCCACGAGGCCGTCAAGACCCACATCGACACTGTCATCAACGCTCTCAAG ACGGAGCGGGACGTCAGTGTGCGGCAGCGGGCGGCAGACCTCCTCTACGCCATGTGTGACCGCAGCAACGCCAAGCAGATTGTGTCGGAGATGCTTCGGTACCTAGAGACGGCTGACTACGCCATCCGTGAAGAGATT GTCCTGAAGGTGGCCATCCTGGCTGAGAAGTACGCAGTGGACTACAGCTGGTATGTGGACACCATTCTCAACCTCATCCGCATTGCGGGCGACTACGTGAGCGAAGAGGTGTGGTACCGTGTGCTACAGATCGTCACCAACCGTGATGACGTCCAGGGCTACGCTGCCAAGACGGTCTTTGAG gcGCTGCAGGCCCCAGCCTGTCACGAGAACATGGTGAAGGTCGGCGGCTACATCCTTGGGGAGTTTGGGAACCTGATTGCTGGGGACCCCCGGTCCAG TCCCCCGGTGCAGTTCTCCCTGCTGCACTCCAAGTTCCACCTGTGCAGCGTGGCGACGCGGGCCCTGCTGCTGTCTACCTACATCAAGTTCATCAACCTCTTCCCTGAGACCAAGGCCACCATTCAGGGTGTGCTGCGGGCCGGCTCCCAGCTGCGCAACGCCGACGTGGAGCTGCAGCAGCGGGCCGTGGAGTACCTCACCCTCAGCTCGGTGGCCAGCACCGACGTCCTG GCCACAGTGCTGGAGGAGATGCCACCCTTCCCTGAGCGCGAGTCTTCCATCCTGGCTAAGCTGAAACGTAAGAAGGGGCCAGGGGCCGGCAGCGCCCTAGATGATGGCCGCAGGGACGCCAGCAGCAACGACATCAATGGAGGTGTGGAGCCCACTCCCAGCACCGTG TCGACGCCCTCGCCCTCCGCCGACCTCCTGGGGCTGcgggcagcccctcccccagccgcaCCCCCGGCTCCTGCCAGCGCCGGGAACCTCCTGGTGGATGTCTTTGATGGcccagcagcccagcccagcctggggcccacccccgaGGAGGCCTTCCTCAG CGAGCTGGAGCCGCCTGCCCCTGAGAGCCCCATGGCTTTGCTGGCTGACCCAGCTCCGGCTGCTGA CCCAGGTCCCGAGGACATCGGCCCTCCCATTCCAGAGGCCGATGAACTGCTGAACAA GTTTGTGTGCAAGAACAACGGGGTCCTGTTTGAGAACCAGCTGCTGCAGATCGGAGTCAAGTCAGAGTTCCGGCAGAACCTGG gCCGCATGTATCTCTTCTATGGCAACAAGACCTCGGTGCAGTTCCAGAACTTCTCGCCCACTGTCGTCCACCCAGGAGACCTCCAGACTC AGCTGGCCGTGCAGACCAAGCGTGTGGCGGCGCAGGTGGACGGCGGGGCACAAGTGCAGCAGGTGCTCAACATCGAGTGTCTGCGGGACTTCCTGACGCCCCCGCTGCTGTCTGTGCGCTTCCG GTATGGTGGTGCCCCCCAGTCCCTCACCCTGAAGCTCCCGGTGACCATCAACAAGTTCTTCCAGCCGACAGAGATGGCGGCCCAGGACTTCTTCCAGCGCTGGAAGCAGCTGAGCCT GCCTCAGCAGGAGGCACAAAAAATCTTCAAAGCCAACCACCCCATGGACGCCGAGGTTACTAAAGCCAAG CTTCTGGGGTTTGGCTCTGCTCTCCTGGACAATGTGGACCCCAACCCTGAGAACTTTGTGGGGGCTGGGATCATCCAGACTAAAGCCCTGCAGGTGGGCTGTCTGCTCCGGCTGGAGCCCAACGCCCAGGCCCAG ATGTACCGGCTGACCCTGCGCACCAGCAAGGAGCCTGTCTCCCGTCACCTGTGTGAGCTACTGGCCCAGCAGTTCTGA
- the AP2A1 gene encoding AP-2 complex subunit alpha-1 isoform X2, whose product MPAVSKGDGMRGLAVFISDIRNCKSKEAEIKRINKELANIRSKFKGDKALDGYSKKKYVCKLLFIFLLGHDIDFGHMEAVNLLSSNKYTEKQIGYLFISVLVNSNSELIRLINNAIKNDLASRNPTFMCLALHCIANVGSREMGEAFAADIPRILVAGDSMDSVKQSAALCLLRLYKASPDLVPMGEWTARVVHLLNDQHMGVVTAAVSLITCLCKKNPDDFKTCISLAVSRLSRIVSSASTDLQDYTYYFVPAPWLSVKLLRLLQCYPPPEDAAVKGRLVECLETVLNKAQEPPKSKKVQHSNAKNAILFETISLIIHYDSEPNLLVRACNQLGQFLQHRETNLRYLALESMCTLASSEFSHEAVKTHIDTVINALKTERDVSVRQRAADLLYAMCDRSNAKQIVSEMLRYLETADYAIREEIVLKVAILAEKYAVDYSWYVDTILNLIRIAGDYVSEEVWYRVLQIVTNRDDVQGYAAKTVFEALQAPACHENMVKVGGYILGEFGNLIAGDPRSSPPVQFSLLHSKFHLCSVATRALLLSTYIKFINLFPETKATIQGVLRAGSQLRNADVELQQRAVEYLTLSSVASTDVLATVLEEMPPFPERESSILAKLKRKKGPGAGSALDDGRRDASSNDINGGVEPTPSTVSTPSPSADLLGLRAAPPPAAPPAPASAGNLLVDVFDGPAAQPSLGPTPEEAFLSPGPEDIGPPIPEADELLNKFVCKNNGVLFENQLLQIGVKSEFRQNLGRMYLFYGNKTSVQFQNFSPTVVHPGDLQTQLAVQTKRVAAQVDGGAQVQQVLNIECLRDFLTPPLLSVRFRYGGAPQSLTLKLPVTINKFFQPTEMAAQDFFQRWKQLSLPQQEAQKIFKANHPMDAEVTKAKLLGFGSALLDNVDPNPENFVGAGIIQTKALQVGCLLRLEPNAQAQMYRLTLRTSKEPVSRHLCELLAQQF is encoded by the exons gcaagAGCAAGGAGGCGGAGATTAAGAGAATCAACAAGGAACTGGCAAACATCCGCTCCAAGTTCAAAG GGGACAAAGCCTTGGATGGGTacagtaagaaaaaatatgtgtGCAAGCTGCTCTTCATCTTCCTGCTTGGCCATGACATTGACTTTGGGCACATGGAGGCTGTGAACCTGCTTAGCTCTAATAAGTACACAGAGAAGCAGATA GGTTACCTGTTCATCTCTGTGCTGGTGAACTCAAACTCCGAGCTGATCCGGCTCATCAACAATGCCATCAAGAATGACCTGGCCAGCCGCAACCCCACCTTCATGTGCCTGGCCCTGCACTGCATCGCCAACGTGGGCAGCCGTGAGATGGGCGAGGCCTTCGCTGCAGACATCCCCCGCATCCTCGTGGCTGG GGACAGCATGGACAGCGTGAAGCAGAGCGCGGCCCTGTGCCTGCTGCGGCTCTACAAGGCCTCGCCCGACCTGGTGCCCATGGGCGAGTGGACAGCCCGCGTGGTGCACCTGCTCAATGACCAGCACATG GGCGTGGTCACGGCCGCCGTCAGCCTCATCACCTGTCTCTGCAAGAAGAACCCAGACGACTTCAAGACATGTATCTCCTTGGCCGTGTCTCGCCTGAGCCGG ATTGTCTCCTCGGCCTCCACAGACCTCCAGGACTACACCTACTACTTTGTCCCGGCGCCCTGGCTCTCAGTGAAGCTCCTGCGGCTGCTGCAGTGCTACCCCCCGCCAG AGGATGCTGCCGTGAAGGGGCGGCTGGTGGAATGTCTGGAGACCGTGCTCAACAAGGCCCAGGAGCCCCCCAAGTCCAAGAAGGTGCAGCACTCCAACGCCAAGAACGCCATCCTCTTCGAGACCATCAGCCTCATCATCCACTACGACAG cGAGCCCAACCTCCTGGTGCGGGCCTGTAACCAGCTGGGCCAGTTCCTGCAGCACCGGGAGACCAACCTGCGCTACCTGGCCCTGGAGAGCATGTGCACGCTGGCCAGCTCCGAGTTCTCCCACGAGGCCGTCAAGACCCACATCGACACTGTCATCAACGCTCTCAAG ACGGAGCGGGACGTCAGTGTGCGGCAGCGGGCGGCAGACCTCCTCTACGCCATGTGTGACCGCAGCAACGCCAAGCAGATTGTGTCGGAGATGCTTCGGTACCTAGAGACGGCTGACTACGCCATCCGTGAAGAGATT GTCCTGAAGGTGGCCATCCTGGCTGAGAAGTACGCAGTGGACTACAGCTGGTATGTGGACACCATTCTCAACCTCATCCGCATTGCGGGCGACTACGTGAGCGAAGAGGTGTGGTACCGTGTGCTACAGATCGTCACCAACCGTGATGACGTCCAGGGCTACGCTGCCAAGACGGTCTTTGAG gcGCTGCAGGCCCCAGCCTGTCACGAGAACATGGTGAAGGTCGGCGGCTACATCCTTGGGGAGTTTGGGAACCTGATTGCTGGGGACCCCCGGTCCAG TCCCCCGGTGCAGTTCTCCCTGCTGCACTCCAAGTTCCACCTGTGCAGCGTGGCGACGCGGGCCCTGCTGCTGTCTACCTACATCAAGTTCATCAACCTCTTCCCTGAGACCAAGGCCACCATTCAGGGTGTGCTGCGGGCCGGCTCCCAGCTGCGCAACGCCGACGTGGAGCTGCAGCAGCGGGCCGTGGAGTACCTCACCCTCAGCTCGGTGGCCAGCACCGACGTCCTG GCCACAGTGCTGGAGGAGATGCCACCCTTCCCTGAGCGCGAGTCTTCCATCCTGGCTAAGCTGAAACGTAAGAAGGGGCCAGGGGCCGGCAGCGCCCTAGATGATGGCCGCAGGGACGCCAGCAGCAACGACATCAATGGAGGTGTGGAGCCCACTCCCAGCACCGTG TCGACGCCCTCGCCCTCCGCCGACCTCCTGGGGCTGcgggcagcccctcccccagccgcaCCCCCGGCTCCTGCCAGCGCCGGGAACCTCCTGGTGGATGTCTTTGATGGcccagcagcccagcccagcctggggcccacccccgaGGAGGCCTTCCTCAG CCCAGGTCCCGAGGACATCGGCCCTCCCATTCCAGAGGCCGATGAACTGCTGAACAA GTTTGTGTGCAAGAACAACGGGGTCCTGTTTGAGAACCAGCTGCTGCAGATCGGAGTCAAGTCAGAGTTCCGGCAGAACCTGG gCCGCATGTATCTCTTCTATGGCAACAAGACCTCGGTGCAGTTCCAGAACTTCTCGCCCACTGTCGTCCACCCAGGAGACCTCCAGACTC AGCTGGCCGTGCAGACCAAGCGTGTGGCGGCGCAGGTGGACGGCGGGGCACAAGTGCAGCAGGTGCTCAACATCGAGTGTCTGCGGGACTTCCTGACGCCCCCGCTGCTGTCTGTGCGCTTCCG GTATGGTGGTGCCCCCCAGTCCCTCACCCTGAAGCTCCCGGTGACCATCAACAAGTTCTTCCAGCCGACAGAGATGGCGGCCCAGGACTTCTTCCAGCGCTGGAAGCAGCTGAGCCT GCCTCAGCAGGAGGCACAAAAAATCTTCAAAGCCAACCACCCCATGGACGCCGAGGTTACTAAAGCCAAG CTTCTGGGGTTTGGCTCTGCTCTCCTGGACAATGTGGACCCCAACCCTGAGAACTTTGTGGGGGCTGGGATCATCCAGACTAAAGCCCTGCAGGTGGGCTGTCTGCTCCGGCTGGAGCCCAACGCCCAGGCCCAG ATGTACCGGCTGACCCTGCGCACCAGCAAGGAGCCTGTCTCCCGTCACCTGTGTGAGCTACTGGCCCAGCAGTTCTGA
- the AP2A1 gene encoding AP-2 complex subunit alpha-1 isoform X3 yields MPAVSKGDGMRGLAVFISDIRNCKSKEAEIKRINKELANIRSKFKGDKALDGYSKKKYVCKLLFIFLLGHDIDFGHMEAVNLLSSNKYTEKQIGYLFISVLVNSNSELIRLINNAIKNDLASRNPTFMCLALHCIANVGSREMGEAFAADIPRILVAGDSMDSVKQSAALCLLRLYKASPDLVPMGEWTARVVHLLNDQHMGVVTAAVSLITCLCKKNPDDFKTCISLAVSRLSRIVSSASTDLQDYTYYFVPAPWLSVKLLRLLQCYPPPEDAAVKGRLVECLETVLNKAQEPPKSKKVQHSNAKNAILFETISLIIHYDSEPNLLVRACNQLGQFLQHRETNLRYLALESMCTLASSEFSHEAVKTHIDTVINALKTERDVSVRQRAADLLYAMCDRSNAKQIVSEMLRYLETADYAIREEIVLKVAILAEKYAVDYSWYVDTILNLIRIAGDYVSEEVWYRVLQIVTNRDDVQGYAAKTVFEALQAPACHENMVKVGGYILGEFGNLIAGDPRSSPPVQFSLLHSKFHLCSVATRALLLSTYIKFINLFPETKATIQGVLRAGSQLRNADVELQQRAVEYLTLSSVASTDVLATVLEEMPPFPERESSILAKLKRKKGPGAGSALDDGRRDASSNDINGGVEPTPSTVSTPSPSADLLGLRAAPPPAAPPAPASAGNLLVDVFDGPAAQPSLGPTPEEAFLRFVCKNNGVLFENQLLQIGVKSEFRQNLGRMYLFYGNKTSVQFQNFSPTVVHPGDLQTQLAVQTKRVAAQVDGGAQVQQVLNIECLRDFLTPPLLSVRFRYGGAPQSLTLKLPVTINKFFQPTEMAAQDFFQRWKQLSLPQQEAQKIFKANHPMDAEVTKAKLLGFGSALLDNVDPNPENFVGAGIIQTKALQVGCLLRLEPNAQAQMYRLTLRTSKEPVSRHLCELLAQQF; encoded by the exons gcaagAGCAAGGAGGCGGAGATTAAGAGAATCAACAAGGAACTGGCAAACATCCGCTCCAAGTTCAAAG GGGACAAAGCCTTGGATGGGTacagtaagaaaaaatatgtgtGCAAGCTGCTCTTCATCTTCCTGCTTGGCCATGACATTGACTTTGGGCACATGGAGGCTGTGAACCTGCTTAGCTCTAATAAGTACACAGAGAAGCAGATA GGTTACCTGTTCATCTCTGTGCTGGTGAACTCAAACTCCGAGCTGATCCGGCTCATCAACAATGCCATCAAGAATGACCTGGCCAGCCGCAACCCCACCTTCATGTGCCTGGCCCTGCACTGCATCGCCAACGTGGGCAGCCGTGAGATGGGCGAGGCCTTCGCTGCAGACATCCCCCGCATCCTCGTGGCTGG GGACAGCATGGACAGCGTGAAGCAGAGCGCGGCCCTGTGCCTGCTGCGGCTCTACAAGGCCTCGCCCGACCTGGTGCCCATGGGCGAGTGGACAGCCCGCGTGGTGCACCTGCTCAATGACCAGCACATG GGCGTGGTCACGGCCGCCGTCAGCCTCATCACCTGTCTCTGCAAGAAGAACCCAGACGACTTCAAGACATGTATCTCCTTGGCCGTGTCTCGCCTGAGCCGG ATTGTCTCCTCGGCCTCCACAGACCTCCAGGACTACACCTACTACTTTGTCCCGGCGCCCTGGCTCTCAGTGAAGCTCCTGCGGCTGCTGCAGTGCTACCCCCCGCCAG AGGATGCTGCCGTGAAGGGGCGGCTGGTGGAATGTCTGGAGACCGTGCTCAACAAGGCCCAGGAGCCCCCCAAGTCCAAGAAGGTGCAGCACTCCAACGCCAAGAACGCCATCCTCTTCGAGACCATCAGCCTCATCATCCACTACGACAG cGAGCCCAACCTCCTGGTGCGGGCCTGTAACCAGCTGGGCCAGTTCCTGCAGCACCGGGAGACCAACCTGCGCTACCTGGCCCTGGAGAGCATGTGCACGCTGGCCAGCTCCGAGTTCTCCCACGAGGCCGTCAAGACCCACATCGACACTGTCATCAACGCTCTCAAG ACGGAGCGGGACGTCAGTGTGCGGCAGCGGGCGGCAGACCTCCTCTACGCCATGTGTGACCGCAGCAACGCCAAGCAGATTGTGTCGGAGATGCTTCGGTACCTAGAGACGGCTGACTACGCCATCCGTGAAGAGATT GTCCTGAAGGTGGCCATCCTGGCTGAGAAGTACGCAGTGGACTACAGCTGGTATGTGGACACCATTCTCAACCTCATCCGCATTGCGGGCGACTACGTGAGCGAAGAGGTGTGGTACCGTGTGCTACAGATCGTCACCAACCGTGATGACGTCCAGGGCTACGCTGCCAAGACGGTCTTTGAG gcGCTGCAGGCCCCAGCCTGTCACGAGAACATGGTGAAGGTCGGCGGCTACATCCTTGGGGAGTTTGGGAACCTGATTGCTGGGGACCCCCGGTCCAG TCCCCCGGTGCAGTTCTCCCTGCTGCACTCCAAGTTCCACCTGTGCAGCGTGGCGACGCGGGCCCTGCTGCTGTCTACCTACATCAAGTTCATCAACCTCTTCCCTGAGACCAAGGCCACCATTCAGGGTGTGCTGCGGGCCGGCTCCCAGCTGCGCAACGCCGACGTGGAGCTGCAGCAGCGGGCCGTGGAGTACCTCACCCTCAGCTCGGTGGCCAGCACCGACGTCCTG GCCACAGTGCTGGAGGAGATGCCACCCTTCCCTGAGCGCGAGTCTTCCATCCTGGCTAAGCTGAAACGTAAGAAGGGGCCAGGGGCCGGCAGCGCCCTAGATGATGGCCGCAGGGACGCCAGCAGCAACGACATCAATGGAGGTGTGGAGCCCACTCCCAGCACCGTG TCGACGCCCTCGCCCTCCGCCGACCTCCTGGGGCTGcgggcagcccctcccccagccgcaCCCCCGGCTCCTGCCAGCGCCGGGAACCTCCTGGTGGATGTCTTTGATGGcccagcagcccagcccagcctggggcccacccccgaGGAGGCCTTCCTCAG GTTTGTGTGCAAGAACAACGGGGTCCTGTTTGAGAACCAGCTGCTGCAGATCGGAGTCAAGTCAGAGTTCCGGCAGAACCTGG gCCGCATGTATCTCTTCTATGGCAACAAGACCTCGGTGCAGTTCCAGAACTTCTCGCCCACTGTCGTCCACCCAGGAGACCTCCAGACTC AGCTGGCCGTGCAGACCAAGCGTGTGGCGGCGCAGGTGGACGGCGGGGCACAAGTGCAGCAGGTGCTCAACATCGAGTGTCTGCGGGACTTCCTGACGCCCCCGCTGCTGTCTGTGCGCTTCCG GTATGGTGGTGCCCCCCAGTCCCTCACCCTGAAGCTCCCGGTGACCATCAACAAGTTCTTCCAGCCGACAGAGATGGCGGCCCAGGACTTCTTCCAGCGCTGGAAGCAGCTGAGCCT GCCTCAGCAGGAGGCACAAAAAATCTTCAAAGCCAACCACCCCATGGACGCCGAGGTTACTAAAGCCAAG CTTCTGGGGTTTGGCTCTGCTCTCCTGGACAATGTGGACCCCAACCCTGAGAACTTTGTGGGGGCTGGGATCATCCAGACTAAAGCCCTGCAGGTGGGCTGTCTGCTCCGGCTGGAGCCCAACGCCCAGGCCCAG ATGTACCGGCTGACCCTGCGCACCAGCAAGGAGCCTGTCTCCCGTCACCTGTGTGAGCTACTGGCCCAGCAGTTCTGA
- the FUZ gene encoding protein fuzzy homolog isoform X2 — MGEEGTGGTVHLLCLASSSGVPLFCRSSRGGAPTRQQLPFSVIGSLNGVHMFGQNLEVQLSSARTEDTTVVLLVGLEELTNIRNVERLKKELRASYRLIDSFLGDSELIGDLTQCVDCVIPPDGSLLQEALSGFAEAAGTAFVSLVVSGRVVAATEGWWRLGTPEAVLLPWLVGSLPPQAARDYPVYLPHGSPTVPHRLLTLTLLPGLELCLLCGPRPPLSQLYPQLLERWWQPLLDPLRACLPLGPRALPDGFPLHTDILGLLLLHLELKRCLFTVEPLRDKGPSPEKRRRLLRNFYTLVTSTHFPPEPGPLEKTEDAVHRAPLPRACYLVLGSEEPDTGLRLVGLQLGHRRLLLLLYPQSPTHGLRNLATHTLHALTPLL, encoded by the exons atgggggaggaggggacggggggCACTGTGCATCTGCTGTGCCTGGCGTCCTCCAGCGGGGTCCCCCTGTTCTGCAGGAGCAGCCGTGGCGGCGCCCCCACCCGTCAGCAG CTTCCATTCTCTGTCATCGGCTCCCTCAATGGAGTCCACATGTTCGGGCAGAATCTGGAGGTGCAGCTGAGCTCTGCGAGGACGGAGGACACGACCGTG GTTCTTCTTGTGGGACTTGAAGAACTGACCAATATCCGCAACGTAGAGAGACTGAAGAAGGAGTTGAGG GCCAGCTACCGCCTTATTGACAGCTTCCTAGGGGACTCAGAGCTCATCGGGGACCTGACCCAGTGTGTGGACTGCGTGATTCCTCCAGATGGGTCCCTCCTGCAG GAAGCCCTCTCCGGGTTTGCTGAGGCTGCCGGCACGGCCTTCGTCAGTCTGGTGGTGTCAGGCCGGGTGGTGGCAGCAACAGAGGGCTGGTGGCGGCTGGGGACACCTGAGGCCGTGCTGCTCCCCTGGTTGGTGGGGTCCCTGCCGCCGCAGGCCGCTCGCGACTACCCGGTGTACTTGCCGCATGGGAGTCCCACG GTCCCTCACAGgctcctgaccctgacgctgctGCCGGGCCTGGAGCTGTGTCTGCTCTGCGGGCCGCGCCCACCCCTCAGCCAGCTGTATCCACAG CTTCTGGAGCGCTGGTGGCAGCCACTGCTGGACCCTCTGCGCGCCTGCCTACCTCTGGGACCCCGAGCACTGCCAGATGGCTTCCCCCTGCACACAGACATCCTTGG GCTGCTGCTCCTCCACCTTGAACTGAAACGTTGCCTCTTTACTGTGGAGCCCCTGAGGGATAAAG GGCCTTCCCCTGAAAAGCGCCGGCGCCTCCTCCGCAACTTCTACACCCTGGTCACCTCCACACACTTCCCACCAG AGCCAGGGCCACTGGAGAAGACGGAAGATGCGGTCCACAGGGCCCCACTGCCCAGAGCCTGCTACCTTGTGTTGGGGTCCGAGGAACCAGACACAGGATTGCGTCTGGTGGGCCTGCAGTTGGGGCATAGGcggctgctgcttctgctgtaTCCTCAGAGTCCCACCCACGGGCTTCGAAACCTGGCCACCCACACGCTGCACGCCCTCACCCCACTTCTTTGA
- the FUZ gene encoding protein fuzzy homolog isoform X1 yields MGEEGTGGTVHLLCLASSSGVPLFCRSSRGGAPTRQQLPFSVIGSLNGVHMFGQNLEVQLSSARTEDTTVVWKSFHDSITLIVLSSEEGVSELRLERLLQMVFGAMVLLVGLEELTNIRNVERLKKELRASYRLIDSFLGDSELIGDLTQCVDCVIPPDGSLLQEALSGFAEAAGTAFVSLVVSGRVVAATEGWWRLGTPEAVLLPWLVGSLPPQAARDYPVYLPHGSPTVPHRLLTLTLLPGLELCLLCGPRPPLSQLYPQLLERWWQPLLDPLRACLPLGPRALPDGFPLHTDILGLLLLHLELKRCLFTVEPLRDKGPSPEKRRRLLRNFYTLVTSTHFPPEPGPLEKTEDAVHRAPLPRACYLVLGSEEPDTGLRLVGLQLGHRRLLLLLYPQSPTHGLRNLATHTLHALTPLL; encoded by the exons atgggggaggaggggacggggggCACTGTGCATCTGCTGTGCCTGGCGTCCTCCAGCGGGGTCCCCCTGTTCTGCAGGAGCAGCCGTGGCGGCGCCCCCACCCGTCAGCAG CTTCCATTCTCTGTCATCGGCTCCCTCAATGGAGTCCACATGTTCGGGCAGAATCTGGAGGTGCAGCTGAGCTCTGCGAGGACGGAGGACACGACCGTGGTGTGGAAAAGCTTCCATGACAG TATCACCCTCATTGTTCTGTCATCTGAGGAGGGCGTCTCtgagctgaggctggagaggcTACTCCAGATGGTGTTTGGGGCCATG GTTCTTCTTGTGGGACTTGAAGAACTGACCAATATCCGCAACGTAGAGAGACTGAAGAAGGAGTTGAGG GCCAGCTACCGCCTTATTGACAGCTTCCTAGGGGACTCAGAGCTCATCGGGGACCTGACCCAGTGTGTGGACTGCGTGATTCCTCCAGATGGGTCCCTCCTGCAG GAAGCCCTCTCCGGGTTTGCTGAGGCTGCCGGCACGGCCTTCGTCAGTCTGGTGGTGTCAGGCCGGGTGGTGGCAGCAACAGAGGGCTGGTGGCGGCTGGGGACACCTGAGGCCGTGCTGCTCCCCTGGTTGGTGGGGTCCCTGCCGCCGCAGGCCGCTCGCGACTACCCGGTGTACTTGCCGCATGGGAGTCCCACG GTCCCTCACAGgctcctgaccctgacgctgctGCCGGGCCTGGAGCTGTGTCTGCTCTGCGGGCCGCGCCCACCCCTCAGCCAGCTGTATCCACAG CTTCTGGAGCGCTGGTGGCAGCCACTGCTGGACCCTCTGCGCGCCTGCCTACCTCTGGGACCCCGAGCACTGCCAGATGGCTTCCCCCTGCACACAGACATCCTTGG GCTGCTGCTCCTCCACCTTGAACTGAAACGTTGCCTCTTTACTGTGGAGCCCCTGAGGGATAAAG GGCCTTCCCCTGAAAAGCGCCGGCGCCTCCTCCGCAACTTCTACACCCTGGTCACCTCCACACACTTCCCACCAG AGCCAGGGCCACTGGAGAAGACGGAAGATGCGGTCCACAGGGCCCCACTGCCCAGAGCCTGCTACCTTGTGTTGGGGTCCGAGGAACCAGACACAGGATTGCGTCTGGTGGGCCTGCAGTTGGGGCATAGGcggctgctgcttctgctgtaTCCTCAGAGTCCCACCCACGGGCTTCGAAACCTGGCCACCCACACGCTGCACGCCCTCACCCCACTTCTTTGA